From the Glutamicibacter halophytocola genome, the window TTTCCCCCAACGCCACTCCGATTATCGGCAACGGCTGCGTGGTGAACCTTGAAGCCCTCTTCGAAGAAATCGACGGCCTGGAATCGCGCGGCGCCGACACCTCGAAGCTGCGTGTCTCGGCCAACGCGCACCTGGTGGCTCCATACCACCAGACCATGGACAAGGTCACCGAGCGCTTCCTGGGCAAGCGTGCCATCGGCACCACCGGACGCGGCATCGGCCCTGCCTACATGGACAAGGTCGGACGCCTGGGCATCCGCGTGCAGGACGTCTTCGACGAGTCCATCCTGCGCCAGAAGGTCGAAGGCGCGTTGCGCCAGAAGAACGAACTGCTGGTCAAGATCTACAACCGGCGCAGCGTCGAGGTCGAGGAGATCGTCTCGTACTTCCTGTCCTACGCCGAGCGCCTGCGCCCGCTGGTCATCGACTCCACCTACGAGCTGAACAAGGCCCTGGACGAGGACAAGGTTGTGCTGATGGAAGGCGGCCAGGCTACCTTCCTGGACGTGGACCACGGCACCTACCCGTTCGTGACTTCCTCGAACCCAACCGCTGGCGGAGCGTCGGTGGGCTCGGGCGTCGGCCCGACCCGCATCACCCGCTCCATCGGCATCATCAAGGCCTACACCACCCGCGTGGGTGCAGGTCCGTTCCCGACCGAGCTGTTCGATGACATGGGCATCTACCTTCAGAAGACCGGCGGCGAATTCGGTGTGAACACTGGCCGCCCACGTCGTTGCGGCTGGTACGACGCTGTTCTGGCCCGCCACGCCTCGCGCGTGAACGGCTTCACTGACTACTTCGTGACCAAGCTGGATGTGCTCACCAATATCGAGCAGATCCCAGTGTGCGTTGCCTATGACGTAGACGGCATCCGCCACGATGAAATGCCAATGACGCAGACCGACTTCCACCATGCGAAGCCGATCTTCGAGTACTTCCCGGGCTGGACCGAGGACATCTCTGGCGCGCAGACCATGGAAGATCTTCCGGAGAACGCCCGGAACTACATCCTGGCTTTGGAGAAGATCTCCGGCACCCGTATCTCCGCCATCGGCGTGGGCCCGGACCGCGATCAGACCATCGTGCGCCACGATTTGATCAAGGACTAATTTCCATAAGCTAAGGGGCCTTCGCAGTTCATCAATTGATGAATTGCGAAGGCCCCTTTTCATTTGCATAGCGTTGAAGCAGGTTGCTCACGTGATTCAGGCACGCCCAGATGAAAACCCTAGAATTGAATTGTGACCGCCGGTTGCACCGAACAGGCGCAACCAGTTCGTGGATGGAACAAGAAGGAATATCATTGCCAGCACAGATCACTGTCAGCGCCGTCATTATCCGAAACGATGCGGGACAGGTTCTGACCGTTCGCAAGCGAGGAACAACATTATTCATGTTCCCGGGTGGCAAGCCGGAACTGGGGGAGTCGCCTATCGATGCGGCGGTACGGGAAGTGAGCGAAGAGCTGGGAGTGAACCTGGATCCAGCTTTGCTGCGTCTCGTTGGAACCTTCACGGCCCCGGCAACCAATGAAGAGGGGCATAGCGTTCAAGCCACCGTATTTGAACATCGTTTGGTTCCGATTGGTGAACCTTTGGCTGAAATTGAGCAGCTACGGTGGATCGACCCCTCAGCGAAATTAGACGAGGTCGCACCCTTGCTCCAAGACGTGGTCTTCCCTGCTTTGCTCGCTGGGCAACGAAATATCCAGAGGTTGGCAGTTTTCACCGGTTCGGCTTCAGGCGCGTCATCCATTTATGAGAAGGCGGCAGAAAACTTCGCACGCACTGTTGCCGCCTCGGGCCGGGCCATCGTTTATGGCGGTGGACGCGTGGGTTTGATGGGAACAATTGCTGATGCGGCGCGCAAGGTTGGCGGCGAAGTTTTCGGGGTCATGCCGCAATTCCTGGTTGATGGCGAACTGGCGCATCCAGGATTAACGAGCCTGGAAGTTGTGCCCGACATGCATGCACGCAAACACCGCATGTCGGAACTGGCAGATGGCTTTGTTGCCCTGCCAGGTGGTGCTGGGACCTTGGAAGAGCTCTTTGAAGTGTGGACCTGGCAGCAACTTGGAATCCACGCGAAACCAGTAGCACTCCTGGATGTTGACGGATTCTGGCAGCCTCTGCTGAATATGCTGGACCACATGACTGATCAGGGATTCTTGGCCTCGCAGTTCCGCGACTCATTGGTGGTGGCCAGCGAACCAGAAGCGCTTTTGGATGCCCTGTCTTTGTGGCAGGCGCCGGCAGCAAAATGGGGCGCAGGCTCCAGGAACTAAAACGCAAGGAACAAGACGAGCCCTGTGCTCAGCGGGTTGCACCGCTGAGTACAGGGCTCGAATTCATGAGTCCGGCTCGGTATTCCTAGCCGACTAGAGTGTTGGCTCTTGTGCCGCTGTGTTGACCGGAGCGTCCTGGATCTTGCCGGAAATCAGGACATGGTGGCTCCGTTTATCAAGGAAAATGTCGCCTTGACCATCGCAATAGCTGAGGCTGCGACCACCGCCCAAGCAAAAGCCTGCACCGTCAAAGCTGACGGCGTAGGCATAATCCATGCGCCGGCTCTTTGCAGCTAGTTTGAAGTGACGTTTTTCTTCTGGGAGTGAGCGCGCAAGGCGAGCACTGAGATGATCGCGACGGCTGCCAGCGCCATGTAGTAGACAGCGATTAGCGTCAGGCTGCTATTGCTCTACGCTGCGAGGGCTTGGGCAACCAGTGGGGCGGTTCCTGCAGCCAGGCCGGAACCGACCTGATAGGTCAGAGATAAACCGGTGTAGCGAGTGGTGGGGCTGAATAGTTCGGCTAGGTAGGAGCCGAGCACGCCGAGAATGGCGACCTGCATAATGGGCAGTCCCAAGATGAAACCAGCACAAATCAACATCGGGTCGTTAGACATAAACAGTTGCATCATTGGCCAGACGTCTACTAAGCCCAACACAGAACCGACAATTAGCATTCGATCTCGTCCGAAGCGATCCGAAAGCCATCCCACGAGTGGAATGGTGAGTACCGCTAAGCCACTGGCAATGGTGACCATGAAGAGCAAGGAGCCTACGGCTACCGCGGGCTCTTGGCCTTCACTGGCAATCTGAGCGGAACGCCCTGCGAGGAACGGCACCATAAAGGCCGACAACATTGCCTATAAGAAGAGTGGGGCCAACGCCAGCAAGATGCCAAAGAAGGTCTTGAAGCGGTATTGTTTCAGAATCTGGAGAATGGGTGGTTCTTGCGTGCGTGCAATCTTTTCGGCGGCCAGGAACTCTGGAGATTCCGACACCTGATAACGCCGGTACAGGGCAACTAGGACCACGATGATGGACGCCAAAAACGGCATGCGCCAACCCCAAGAGAGGAATTGTTCTTCGGGGAGCGAAGCAAAGATACCGAGGACAAATGTTGCCATTAGTGCTCCGGTGGGACCTCCAGCAACCGAGAGAGAAGCCCCGAAGCCCTTGGTCTTCTTCGAGGAATGCTCCATTGACATCAACGTCGCACCACCCCATTCGCCACCAGCGACTAGGCCCTGAATGACACGAATGAGTGTCAGCAAGATTCCTGCGGTGGCGGCCCCGAGCGTGGTTGGCATCAGGCCAATGGCCAATGAAACAACGCCCATGATGAGGACCGTGGTGAAGGGCATATGTTTGCGGCCAATTTTGTCACCGAAGTGCCCAAAAAGTAGACCGCCAATAGGCCTCGCTAAGTAGCCGGCCATGAGTGAGTGACAAAAGCCAGCATCGTTCCCAATGCTGGATCTATGCCGCTGAAGAGAACTTTGGGAGATACCAATGCGGCTGCGGCGGTGTAGAGAACAAAATCGTAGGCTTCGAGCAAGGTGCCCATAAAACTAGATGCTTGGGCCTTGCGACGTTCTTTGGTGGCTGCGTTAGTGGCACCGAGCGAAGATTGAGAAGTGATAGACATGAGTGCCTTTCGCGAAACAGCGGAAACTGCGCACGTAAATGTGATGCAGATTACCAACCGATGCTAGGGCTTGGCTTGGGCCTCAAGGAATGCAAAAAGTCGAGCTATTCCCTGCTCGATAAGTCTTGTTCGTCCAGTGGCAAATTTGTTCAATTATGCCGCCACGAATGGTCTGAAAACCGCCGGTGACATCGGGGTGGAGAAGGTCGTTTGGACCGGTGCCGGACATAGTAGAAAACGGCACGCGTGAATGGTGCGGATCAGGCTTGGTCCCGGCTCGTACTCGTGCCGGCCGGTGGCACTAGGATTCATGCCAAGCTGAACTCGGGGCACGTTTCCCGCCTGGTTTTGATTGACTATGGACTAACGTCGAACAACATCAGCAAAGCCGCGGCACGGTATCTGGGTGGCCTGGAATTCAAGCGAATCGTCGATTGACGGATTTCAAGAAAAACTCATATCTCGATCACACCGACACGAAATAGTGTGATTCAGCTAAAGCAGTTGAACTTACAGGGACACCAATCTTGCTTTACGCTAAAGCCAATATCACGGAGGCGCACTCGGAAATGGTCCCCGGGAACTAACGCTTTCGAACAGTTTCCACGATGCATAGGGCTACGAGCGAAAGGACACCTGCCACCAGTAGCGCCAAGCCTACAGGTTCTAGGTAAACCACTCGTGAAGTAAATATCTCTGCAGAACCCTGCTGAGGATCCCAGGCTATAGCTTCCTTTTTTGATACGAAAAATATGCCAAATGCTGTTGAAAGCACCGCGATGGTCCACCCGAGAAGTTGAAACAACCTTGTGTAAGTGTTCAATTAATTTCCTTATTTCTTGATGTCGAATCCAATGTTAGGCGAAAAAGCGGTCAGGGTGCCCGATGTGCTTACTGTGGTCCACCGTGTTTTCTTTTGTCCCAGTGCTTTCACGCCTTTCATCTTCCTGATTTTGTAGGTTGCCTTGGTTCCTACAGCGTA encodes:
- a CDS encoding adenylosuccinate synthase → MPAIVIVGAQWGDEGKGKATDLLGGKVDYVVKPNGGNNAGHTVVVGGEKYELKLLPAGILSPNATPIIGNGCVVNLEALFEEIDGLESRGADTSKLRVSANAHLVAPYHQTMDKVTERFLGKRAIGTTGRGIGPAYMDKVGRLGIRVQDVFDESILRQKVEGALRQKNELLVKIYNRRSVEVEEIVSYFLSYAERLRPLVIDSTYELNKALDEDKVVLMEGGQATFLDVDHGTYPFVTSSNPTAGGASVGSGVGPTRITRSIGIIKAYTTRVGAGPFPTELFDDMGIYLQKTGGEFGVNTGRPRRCGWYDAVLARHASRVNGFTDYFVTKLDVLTNIEQIPVCVAYDVDGIRHDEMPMTQTDFHHAKPIFEYFPGWTEDISGAQTMEDLPENARNYILALEKISGTRISAIGVGPDRDQTIVRHDLIKD
- a CDS encoding TIGR00730 family Rossman fold protein, translated to MPAQITVSAVIIRNDAGQVLTVRKRGTTLFMFPGGKPELGESPIDAAVREVSEELGVNLDPALLRLVGTFTAPATNEEGHSVQATVFEHRLVPIGEPLAEIEQLRWIDPSAKLDEVAPLLQDVVFPALLAGQRNIQRLAVFTGSASGASSIYEKAAENFARTVAASGRAIVYGGGRVGLMGTIADAARKVGGEVFGVMPQFLVDGELAHPGLTSLEVVPDMHARKHRMSELADGFVALPGGAGTLEELFEVWTWQQLGIHAKPVALLDVDGFWQPLLNMLDHMTDQGFLASQFRDSLVVASEPEALLDALSLWQAPAAKWGAGSRN
- a CDS encoding MFS transporter → MLSAFMVPFLAGRSAQIASEGQEPAVAVGSLLFMVTIASGLAVLTIPLVGWLSDRFGRDRMLIVGSVLGLVDVWPMMQLFMSNDPMLICAGFILGLPIMQVAILGVLGSYLAELFSPTTRYTGLSLTYQVGSGLAAGTAPLVAQALAA
- a CDS encoding MFS transporter yields the protein MAGYLARPIGGLLFGHFGDKIGRKHMPFTTVLIMGVVSLAIGLMPTTLGAATAGILLTLIRVIQGLVAGGEWGGATLMSMEHSSKKTKGFGASLSVAGGPTGALMATFVLGIFASLPEEQFLSWGWRMPFLASIIVVLVALYRRYQVSESPEFLAAEKIARTQEPPILQILKQYRFKTFFGILLALAPLFL